The following nucleotide sequence is from Mytilus edulis chromosome 13, xbMytEdul2.2, whole genome shotgun sequence.
TTTGGAAATCAACGGAGGTAGTCTTTTGGTTTATCATATTTCAGTAACGGAGCACTTATTTGAATACCGAATTTGGCAGTCGTGTGACAAAATCTATTCTAATGAGAAAATAACCTCAAATACTGATGGATGATACGTTGTTTTAATAGATTTATTGACTGAAGCACAGGCTACGTTTTTGTTTACACGCTGGTTACAGCGCCACCTCAAAAATTTTAGATTATGTCCCCTTTCCCGCGGGATCACCGGAAGTAGCTCTTCAATGTCACTGGCTTTCCCACTGATGTACAAGCAAATTTGACATTCGGGAAAACTACACAGACCCCGTTAAGAAAGATTTACAATCGCCACTCTTTGAAAAAACAATGGACGATGATAAGCCTGGAATGTCATATGAAGACAAAATGTTCATGAAACAGATGGACAACGAATTTGTCAGAGACTCGGAAGGAAGTTGGGTAGCACCGTTACCGTTCCGAGTGCCAAGACAGCCATTGCCAAGCAACAAACCACAGGCTCTTCATCGTGCTAACATGTTAGACGccagtctgaatagaaacccagTAAAGCGGGAACATTTTCTTACGTTTATGAGTAAAATCTTAGATAATAATCATGCAGAGCTCGCACCACCGTTGGGCGAACATGAAGAGTGCTGGTATTTACCATTGTTTGGTGTTTATCACCCGAAGAAACCCGATCAGATTAGGGGTGTGTTTGATTCTTCCGCCAAATGTAATGGAGTTTCACTCAACAGCGTCCTGCTAACAGGTCCAGACTTGACCAATGATCTCTTGGGAGTACTGCTGCGTTTCCGGAAAGAAATGGTCGCAGTAACTGCAGACGTTCAACACATGTTTCACTGCTTTGTAGTGAGAAAAGACCACCGAAATTATCTGAGATTTTTATGGCATAAAAACAACGACCTACAAGAGAACCTTGTCGAGTTCCGCATGAGAGTTCATGTTTTTGGAAATAGTCCGTCACCTGCCGTTGCTACGCTTGGACTCAGAAAAGCAGCTCAGGCATCAGAACAAGAGTTCGGCAGTCACGTGACTAGCTTTGTTACAAGAGACTTCTACGTTGACGACGGTCTTACGTCATGTCCTACCAAAGAGGAAGCTGTTAAGCTCATGAAGGACACACAGCAAGCATTAGCAAAATATGGAAACTTGCGCCTTCACAAGTTTGCCTCTAATTGTGCGGAAGTTATGTCTGCATTTCATGCCAGTGATTTGGCTTCAAATCTTAAAGATCTAGACTTAGAATGCGACAGTAAACCCTTACAACGTAGCCTTGGACTCAGTTGGGATGTAAACACTGACAATTTCTTATTTCAATTATCATCTGAAAACAAACCAATAACTCGGAGAGGAATTTTATCGACGATAAACAGTCTCTACGATCCTCTTGGATTTTTGGCTCCTGTGATTATAAAAGGGAAACTACTATTAAGGAAAATAGTATCAGAAACCGTCGATTGGGACCAACCTCTCTCTGATGAAACAGCAGCGGAGTGGAAATCTTGGAGAGATACTCTAATTGCTATCGAAACATTACGCATTCCACGTACCTACGTACCGTATCTCAGCAAAACAGCCACAAAGGAGTTGCACGTCTTCTCTGATGCATCAGAAAAAGCCATAGCAGCTGTTGCATATCTACGCACGACCGACAGTAGTGGTGAACCTAACATAGGGTTCATTCTTGGGAAAGCTAAAGTTGCACCAACGAGTGGTCACACTATTCCACGACTTGAATTATCTGCTGCTGTATTAGCAGTTGAGATTACACAAACCATTGTGGATAATTTAGATTTACATATAGACACCGTGAAATTCTACACAGACAGTAAAGTTGTCTTAGGTTACATCAGTAATGAGACAAGAAGGTTCTTTATCTATGTCGCCAATAGAGTAGAGAAAATAAGGAAATTTAGCTCTCCAAGTCAATGGAATTACGTACCAACTAACCGTAATCCCGCAGATTCGGGAACAAGGTCCGTACCAGCCCACGAAATTCATAGCAGTGAATGGTTATTGGGACCAAGACAACTTCTTTCCTCAGAACAGAAGAATTCTGAGGACATATATCAGCTAATAGATCCAGAGGAAGATGGAGAAATTCGTGCAACTGTTAATGTTGCAAAAACGTTTGCCACACTTGAACATAAAGGTATCGGAACTGAAAGATTCAACAGATTCTCAAACTGGACATCACTTGTGCGAGCGATAGCCTTATTAGAACGTTTCTCCCGTTTACACGGGTCAAAACAAGCAGCACCAGTGAATTCTCTGGAAGGATTTTCGAATGCCGAAAATTTCATCTTAATATCTGCTCAATTGGAAGTTTACGGAGAAGAAATAGATTGCATTAAACGTCGGGAACAAATTCATAAGCGGAGCCCGATAGCTAACTTAAATCCGTTTTTGGACGAACGAGGACTATTACGAGTAGGAGGTCGTATTGCTAAATCTGACTTAAACCTCCGTGAAAAGAAACCATTGATCGTCCCTGGACGCCATCATATAGCGACATTATTAGTCCGACACTACCATGACAAGATAAAACATCAAGGTCGCCACTTCACAGATGGAGCGATTCGATCCGCAGGATTCTGGATCGTCGGAGCAAAGCGCTTGATCTCTTCTCTCATTCACAAATGTGTGATATGCCGCAAACTAAGAGGAAAAACTGAGTGTCAAATCATGTCTGATTTGCCAGAGGACCGTCTTGAACCGTCACCTCCGTTTACCAACGTTGGAATAGACACATTTGGACCCTGGACAATTGTTTCACGTAAAACACGTGGTGGATACGCAAACTCAAAACGTTGGGCAATTCTTTTCACATGCTTAGTGACTAGAGCTGTTCACATCGAACTAATCGAGGAAATGAGCTCTTCAGCCTTCATAAACGCCGTCAGAAGATTCGCCGCTATAAGAGGTCAAGTTAAAATTTTCCGATCCGACCGTGGAACAAACTTTATTGGCGCAATCGACGATCTAAAGATTGACTCAATCAACGTTGAAGATGGACTTCTCAAGAACTTTCTGTACAATTCTGGTACAACTTGGATCTTCAATCCGCCGCATTCGTCCCACATGGGTGGAGCCTGGGAGAGAATGATTGGTATCACCAGGAGAATTCTTGATTCTATGTTTCTAAATGCAGCCGGAAGAAGCCTTACACATGACGTGCTCAACACACTAATGGCAGAAGTTTCAGCAATAGTGAACTCTAGACCTCTGGTACCGGTATCAACAGATCCAGAGAATCCGTTAATACTAACTCCAGCTATGTTATTGACACAGAAAACCGACTACATATTCACCTCAGATCATCTTGGAGAATTCGATAAACGAGATCTATGTCTTGCCGAATGGAGACGAGTACAGGCTCTTGCCAGTGTTTTCTGGTCCCGTTGGAGGAAAGAGTACCTGCCGTTACTACAACAACGACGAAAATGGACCGAAGATCGCCGTGATCTCATCGAAGGAGACGTCATTCTTCTAAAGGACAAAAACCTTTGCCGTACCCAATGGCCCGTTGGAATTATAGTGAACTCATTTAAAAGTTCAGACGAACATGTCCGAAAAGCAGAAGTGCGAGTAATCGTTAACGGAAAAGCCACAACCTACACACGCCCAATAGTGGACATGATTCTTCTAGTAGAGAACAACCCTGTGtaattatgtgtatatatatatattggatttAGATAGGACATTCACATGTGTTATATTTTATGGAATAGTGATATCAGATAGATTtcagacggggagtattctgtttcacattcaatgtttattacatgttttcatatttatccGGAACAAATTGAACTGGACCGATTTCTCAAATCACCGTATTATCGACTACCTTTAATTTCTGTGACACCGTCCGCTTCAATATTTCAACGCATGGAAAATGGACGACATTTGAACTTCCTACGGAAATCGAGACATACCACTGTCAAGTACGTTTGATTCGATCATAAACTGTGATAAATTAATCTGTTTAACTCCGTTATTTTTAGATAAGTGGTTTATAAATACATACGAACTGTAAGTTATTTATTTCCGAGAAATGAACTGtaaattctactttcgtttttgactcgATTAATAATCTTGTATTTAACATTCATATTTAATTCGTAcacattgtaaaatattgtatttttatttctttcagtttaccaatCTACTGACTATCATGTAAACCTTTCTGGTGGAATTTATAATTACAATTTCAAACAAGTTGTGTTCGTTATATCTTCATCGAGATTGCGATTGCAGTCACCTGGTTAAACTAGTTGAGTCCGGCTCAGCACAATAGATGTGTTTTGATGTTTGACAGAATTTAATCTTGAAGAGTGGGGTTCTGACAATTGATATTAAAATTTCAGGTTTTGATGCGTGAGAATCTCGTCTTATAGTAGATTAGAAGCTTATGCAAGTAAAAATTTGTTGACGGATGGCGTAAATGTAGAGAAAATATTGCTAAGAAAAGAACCACTAACACAAATTATTGGGGAGACAAACCATATACATATTCTGCAATGAGCTCTTTTGGTTGAAGACAGGGTTTCTAGACAAATATTAAATGAACAAAgcatgattattaaagaaagaaacCCTGTCCAAGTCTCAACAAATGGCAATTGTCTCTTCAATTCTTTGTCAGTAGCAAAACACACCCAGCATGATCTCCTGTCATATACATAATACATAACccttttcatatttgtttaatacaaaaatacaaacccgtaatattatatattttttacagaagATATATCTAATACGCATACTTACGCGCTATTTCATGAAAAATGATTAGCTTAACTTTTCTTTGTTTCAGAATTCCAATAAGGGACacatattatattaattatgtCTATTATTGCAGTAATTTCAAAACCATTTTGTAAAGTGGCAAATACTTGAAGTATTTATTAACATTGATTTTAATTGCATATCTGTTACAGAAAAAACCCATCTGATTAGtctaagatatttttttttatcatataccaTGCATGAAAAAGTGACATTTCCACTTAATTTTAGCTGAAAAAGTGACATTTCCACTGAATTTTAGCTGCTCATCGGTTCCACTCAGAAACGAAGTGCTCcacccaggggcggatccaggattttggaaaagGGGGCGAAgtttaaaaaacattaaataagtgtaaaatgcacttttaaaCGGTTTCTGACGTGGGGCATGTAGTATcttatagttgctgtaaagtgtaagggtaGGACATTTTTGATGCTTTATTCTCCCTATAAactgtctatcataaaatgatagtgtggattcAAAGCTatatgtactgatatatttgtTGTGAGACTTGTCAGTTAAAAATAGACCTGGAAAATTGtcgtttgttgtatgttaagtGAGCATTATAACCTCGTTAgattgttgtaaacaagatatacgccgggctattcgatgaattgagaatggaaatggggaatgtgtcaaagagacaacaacccgaccatagagcagacaacagcagaaggtcaccaacaggtcttcaatgcagcgagaaatacccgcaccggaggcgtcctgacaatacgaccgacacgagttaaaaCAGACGAACACGcaattttattcaaatgtttgattgatatgtttcaccaaaaaaaaatgagggaagtgaggggttccaaatcaacaaaaggctacgaatgagtctaaactgacaacgaatttatgaacgACGGTCGACAAATGAAGACATACaggccacacccagcaggcaggttgcagtttggtcttaagaaaaaaattcaatcatatcagttcggcgaaacaggcATTCAGGTCAGACATGCAAACCTCCAGCCCCcaaaaaatacgcccgttttttattcatcatgttcatttaatgctaaatgATTCTGTTGTaaattttcgtttctaatagcaaatAAGTGGACaggattattgttttcaatcaagatacgtccagaatttttgtttaacatgtttaaggcaaaaatcagAGTCAGATTTTGTTCACTCATATATCTCAGACTGCcgcctcaaatcaaatggttcgtaccttagacttaaaatatatatctagagcttatactgagtggggatcattattcagctatatatatatatatgtatgttattttAGTCCACATGAAAACTttgactcatccgaaatttcgagtcaaccgagttcaaTACAACTAGAGTTAACTGTATGTTATTTTAGAATAGGCTGGGGgtgtttggggttaaacatgctcaatcctgtgtcgctttgaaggtgtcatgactGTCAGTCTCAGACTTCGAAatttgttactgtaatttgaattcaaaatgactgagtgacgtttaTTCGACGCACTTGTTAACtccaccatagcgaatcacatgactttgacacgATAAGTAaataccagcgaaaaatatcttaataagtaaagaattgtctcATAAAAGTTAAAGACATGGGcaatggcaaagttcacgaagtctagtctgattattttacaacaaaaaaaaaaagtccgagcaaaaggggggcgtacgccctctacgccccctctggatccgccactgccaccTCACTCACAAACACGACTGAGCTTATTTCATATCGGTGTtttgtattatgtttttattatattacGTACTTTCTTTTCAAGTTAGGTGGGTTTAATGTGGTGCTTCATTTAGAAAGATTGggtaatatgaaaaagaagatgtggtatgattgccaatgagacaactatccacaaaagaccaaaatgacacagacattaacaactataggtcaccgtacggccttcaacaatgagcaaagcccataccgcatagtgagctataaaaggccccgataagacaatgtaaaacaattcaaacgagaaaactaaagccTTTTAACAACTGATTTtgaagtagaaaaaaaaaaatatttacatttatttttttttaatgtcgacTCGTGCAGTTATATACGTTCTCAAATCTCTCAATCAGGTTTAATATGGAAATTGATCTCTCACAAACAAGTTTAACCCTGCCATATTCTTTATGTGTTACCCGTAGTATCATATATTACTGTTTCCGGCCATCTTTTTCCAAGATCAATCTACCCCCTTTTTTATCCTCACATCCCCACTTTTTTTACGCCCGTTATCTCAAAATCCCACTTCCTTTCTTTATTGGAAATAGATGTTGGTATATATCAATCTAAAAACCGATCTTTTATCTGCGTGCATGGgagcgacatatcagaaaacaggAGCAATGaaagatcggtttttaattagatggGGTTTGATCTATTTTTATtccaaaatttaaccaaactcctctataaataaaaagatttgcATTTGGTTTGTCTGTACCTGTAGAAAgctcattttaaaagaaataggACATAGAAATTTTACGGTGATGATTAACAGTGAGCCCGTAAATTTAGTAATGATACGATCCGGGTATACTTAGAATTCTAAACACATTGTAAACAATATGTACGCATACATGTGTAAGGTTGATTATAGAGTCATTTTAGTAAaaacaatctttatttaaaaaaaaatatttgaactttaaatgtttacatttttgtcattctcactaattagcgacaacaagaattttagcgacaacaagcgtcaacaagcgacaagaagcgacaacaagaattattttagcgacaacaagcgacaagaagactatttagcgacaagaaaatattttttttttattagatataaagaaatttgtatttaatgttgttttttttttaaatatacgagccgatatgtctaattaaaatgttttataataagcaaataaaaagatgaaaacattcacatttcaattttcttttcctcttgtttgatttcagttctttgtatttcacaatttgtgtcaatattttaaggacaatgatgcacaaataattcattttgcgagcttaatatatattgcacgaaaagagttttaaaaaacaaattataagataaataatatgttctaaaacacaaggaaaagtaatctcataacacaataattaaacgtaatactggctgttaATTATacataatagatgataaaatattatgtcgctcaaattattttcttttgcatattcttttaatatttattgcaataattaattttaattaaaaaaaatatgttttcttgtcgctaaatagtttcttgtcgcttgttgtcgctaaaataattcttgttgtcgcttcttgtcgcttgt
It contains:
- the LOC139502144 gene encoding uncharacterized protein; translated protein: MDDDKPGMSYEDKMFMKQMDNEFVRDSEGSWVAPLPFRVPRQPLPSNKPQALHRANMLDASLNRNPVKREHFLTFMSKILDNNHAELAPPLGEHEECWYLPLFGVYHPKKPDQIRGVFDSSAKCNGVSLNSVLLTGPDLTNDLLGVLLRFRKEMVAVTADVQHMFHCFVVRKDHRNYLRFLWHKNNDLQENLVEFRMRVHVFGNSPSPAVATLGLRKAAQASEQEFGSHVTSFVTRDFYVDDGLTSCPTKEEAVKLMKDTQQALAKYGNLRLHKFASNCAEVMSAFHASDLASNLKDLDLECDSKPLQRSLGLSWDVNTDNFLFQLSSENKPITRRGILSTINSLYDPLGFLAPVIIKGKLLLRKIVSETVDWDQPLSDETAAEWKSWRDTLIAIETLRIPRTYVPYLSKTATKELHVFSDASEKAIAAVAYLRTTDSSGEPNIGFILGKAKVAPTSGHTIPRLELSAAVLAVEITQTIVDNLDLHIDTVKFYTDSKVVLGYISNETRRFFIYVANRVEKIRKFSSPSQWNYVPTNRNPADSGTRSVPAHEIHSSEWLLGPRQLLSSEQKNSEDIYQLIDPEEDGEIRATVNVAKTFATLEHKGIGTERFNRFSNWTSLVRAIALLERFSRLHGSKQAAPVNSLEGFSNAENFILISAQLEVYGEEIDCIKRREQIHKRSPIANLNPFLDERGLLRVGGRIAKSDLNLREKKPLIVPGRHHIATLLVRHYHDKIKHQGRHFTDGAIRSAGFWIVGAKRLISSLIHKCVICRKLRGKTECQIMSDLPEDRLEPSPPFTNVGIDTFGPWTIVSRKTRGGYANSKRWAILFTCLVTRAVHIELIEEMSSSAFINAVRRFAAIRGQVKIFRSDRGTNFIGAIDDLKIDSINVEDGLLKNFLYNSGTTWIFNPPHSSHMGGAWERMIGITRRILDSMFLNAAGRSLTHDVLNTLMAEVSAIVNSRPLVPVSTDPENPLILTPAMLLTQKTDYIFTSDHLGEFDKRDLCLAEWRRVQALASVFWSRWRKEYLPLLQQRRKWTEDRRDLIEGDVILLKDKNLCRTQWPVGIIVNSFKSSDEHVRKAEVRVIVNGKATTYTRPIVDMILLVENNPV